The genomic window AGCCCATTTTCTCTGCTACTGCAACAAAGTCATTAATATTTTTCATGCCCTCAAAATCGAATTGCCCTTCGATCGGCTCATGAATATTCCATGGAATATACGTCTCGACTGTATTTGCACCCAAGGCTTTCAAATTATACAAGCTATCTTCCCACTGTGCAGGCGTCATGCGAAAATAATGAATCGCACCACTAATCAACTTGGTTGGCTGACCATCCACTAAAAAATCTTCTTTTATTTCAAACGTCTTCATGCGTCTCTCTCCTCACCAATATCTCTTCCATTCCGGTTTTGCTAATCGAGTCAATGCTTCCAAATAGAAATAATCTCCCCATAAGTTTGGCTCATCGATTCCTTTGCCTTCAGCATGCGCATACACACCATGCAAAAGCAGTCCTTCGTTTTCAGGAGAATATTTTGCTGAATATAACTCGCCCAACTGATAAATCATCCCAGCGGCAATCGCTTTTGCCTCTGGATAAGCAGCCATTTTTTCAGCTTCCAACAACCCACAAGCAGCAATAGCTAAGGCTGAGCTGTCTTTATCTGATGGCTCTTCATCGTTGAAGTCAAAATCCCAATACGGAACTAAATCTGCCGGGAGCTGTTCAAGAAAGACATCTACGATTTTTTGATAAATTTTTGGAACAGATTGGGAACCTAAACAGCTTTCATTCAGTGGGATGCCTAAAACTGCCCAGCTTTGTCCTCTTGCCCAAATCGAATCGTCACTATTTCCTTGATGCGTCGCTCCATAGGTTGGTTTTCCACTTTCAGAATCAAAATAATACGTATGATACGTCGTGGCGTTTTCTCTTATTACAGTGTTTAGTACTGTTCGGTAATGGGCTTCAGCAACCTCTGCATAGGCTGAATTTCCAGAAATTTTTGCTGCTTCAAAAAGCAAAGGAAGATTGATCAATGAATCGATGATCAATCGATATTCTTTGGGGTCGCCATAGGCTCCCCACGCCTGAATGAAGCTGCCTTGCTCTTGAAAACGAGCCATTAATACATCTGCCGCCTGTATAATTTCCTGTTTACAGGTTTCATCCCCAGTAATGCGATAGCCGGCACCTGCTGAAAGACTATATAAAAAACCAATGTCATGATGATCTAAAACAAAATGATCATCTAAGCGTTGCTGAAAGCTTTGAATGTTCTCCATCGCTCTGTCTAGGAAATCCTGTCCACCAGTCCATTCATAAGCAAGCCATAACATCCCTGTCCAAAAACCATTGGTCCAATCATCATTGGCCTTAATCCGGTATTTTCCATTTGTTGCAGAGGCTGAAGGAAAATCGGTGCCGAAACGCTCCATATTTTTCTCGATTTGCTGAATACAGAAATCGATTTGAGCTGTTAACCAGCTTGTTGTTGCCTTTTCACCTAAATCAATCAATCGTCTTTTATTCTTTTCAAGAGTCATTTACCCAGCTCCTTAACTTGTTAACATATTAACTTAAACTTATTATAGCCTAAAAGAAGAAAAAAAGCGAATGTTCTTTGAAAACGATTGATTAATGTCGTTCCAGACACATTATCTTGATAGAGAGTATGTTCTAAAATACATGATTTAGCCTATAAAAAAGAGCTTGGCGTACTGCACCAAACTCTCCATTTTTTTATTTTTTAATTACAGTTTATTCTTTACCAAATACTTCAATTTGTGTCAATGCAGGGAAAGGAGATTCGTCGTCGGCCTTTATCAGCGCTTTCAATGTAATCGACTCTGTTTCCTTTTCCGGAAAGCGAACTTCTTGAAAATCAAGCGAGTTCGTCGTTGGTACCGTCAACTCTTCGCCATCAGAAAACTTCAAGGTCACTTCTGTCCAATAACTATCATGAGGATAATCAGCTCTGAAAAGCAGACGAACCCAATCTACCTTGACCTTCCGCCCAAAGTCAATTGTTAAAGCAGCGTCCTTCTGCTGGTTGATTCCCCATGAAGCAAAAGGATACGAGCCGTGTGAAAGATGTCCGAATTTTCCATCGATTGCATTCTTCGCAAAAAATACTGCCTCTCCTCTTGTCTCCACATTGGCATGCGCATGCGGAAAGACACCGGAGGCTTCTTTTTGATCATGCGAGTTAGCAGAGAGGTTTTGGTACCCAGCCACTTCAAACTCATGAGCCTTTCGAACCATCAGGTGGTGTCTTTGAGATTTAAACGCCGTATCTACTGAAGCGGTTCCTTCTTCTTTTGTTGTAGGAATCTGATACTCCCATGTTTTTTGCGGAAAATAGATCAAGGCAGGTGCCAATGTTTCATCTAACTGCACAACAAAATAACGATCAGATTCCTCCGTTGTTACAACAATCTTGTCTCCCGCTTCATAGCTGTAATCCTTGATTGCCAAAACAGCCATTTCATCTCCCTTTGCCATAAACGCCTCATGGGCTTTTTCATGATCGATCCTTCCTGTAATTGGTTCATTTTGCTTGTTTTTCAATTCTATTTTTATCATTTATACGCTTCCTTTCTTTATCAACTGTTCCACCCACCAAAGAAATCAAGCGATGGGTGCCAGCAGGTAGTGCCTTTTTTAGACAGGGTAAACTTGTTCTTTGGAAAAATAGAGAGGTATTGACCTCCGGACGAATAATTGCAGCTTCATCATAACCTTCGATGCCAATAATCTGTGAGGTCAGTCCATCTTCGCTAATAAAAGCTGTGTTCCCTTGAACAACTCCTTGGAAGTCTTGCCCGGTAATACCAAGACTAAATCCGCCCTCTCTCAGCTCCAAGGCATGCAAGGTATCAATTTCGTGTACCCGTACATGCCACTCGCCAAATGGATAAATCTCTGTAGATATTTTTACGCCAGAAAACGGAGACCACTCATGTGTGATTCTATTTTCGGAAAACTCAAACGTAGTTGTCTCTCTTTTCGTACGAAAATAACGGCCATCAATCGAAACAGCCAGCGTATTATCAAACGCCCCTTCCTCGTACGAAACCCCTGCTTTCGGAACACTGAACCCAAACTTGGTTGAATACACAAATTTACTATATTTTGCTTCCGCATGTGCTTGCCCCTCAACCAACATACCGACCGGATAGCCAAGTACATGGTGACTTTCTTTGGCATGGCAAAAGACCATCTGTCCATTCTTTATTAATTTTTCGGGCATTCTTTTTACCGCTAAAGGTTTCGCTTGCCAAAACGGATGCTTGTCTGGTACTGCCAGCAGTAAGAATGTCTTTAGCGCCCAATAAGGGGAACCAGACGCATTGTAGCCCTCAGCCATCACCAGATTCTCATAATGGTAACCGATTGAAAGACGACCATCAAAAGTAAAAATGGGGTGAGTCACCCAATTACTCAAATGGCTCGAGAGAATTGTTTTTATCTCGCCCCAAGGACGCGCTTCGACATCCGCAAATACCAAAGCTGAGAAAAATGCTCCTTGAGCAAAACGATAGGTTAGGCTTCGACCATATGGAAGAGCCTCACCCGCTTCATCAAAATAGTAAATGAAATCCTGCGCAAAGCGTTTTGCCCGCTCCACAAATCGTTGAGACCAAGTAGGATCTTCTTCTTTCATGTAGACAGAATAAATCAAGCCATAATAATGAAAAGCAAAAGGAACATAATAATCTCTCTGGGTTGTTTTTCCATCCACATACCAACCTTCCCCCACATACATGGAATCAATCAGCTGCAGCTCTTGCTCCAATGCTTTGCGATCCAAGGGGGCACCGCAGTGAAACAACGCAACACGAATCAACACTTTGAAAAAGGTCCAATTATTTTTAGGTATTTTCCGCTCCAACGCTTGCTTCATCCACGAAGCAAGGTTTTGTTGCTGATGATGAGAAAGCTTCTCCCAGACATATTCTCTATGCAATAATAGCGTTAACGACAATGCTGCCATTTCCACGATATACTGATCATAATTTTCAACAGTTCCCCAGTATTGCTCGTTCATCGGATCGGTTCCAATCGAAAGCTTCTGCAGGTATGCCTCTCTTAACGCATCATCCTCTCTATATGTCCAGTAAGGGGCAATCCCCCACAACGGCCTGATAAGCGCTTCCATATCTGAGCGCTTCTGATCATAGACTGCACCACTACTCCCGAGGTGAACTCCCGGTGCTTCTGCTGTAATCATCTCATTTCTTAATGGACGAAGCAAGCATTCCAATGCTTCTGCATAATCTTTTCTTGTTAAAAATCGATTCTCATGAATAGACATCTCTTGTCCTCCTTCATTTACAGAAAAGAATAACAAGAGTGCATTTGGTTTTCAAGAGATTTTTTCTAATCAAATGAAAATCAGCTGTGTAAATTTTAATAAACAAAAAACAAGTTACCCTCTATTTTTCTTAGAAGAGTAAGGAAAACAAGAGGGATAGACAGATTAAAAAATAGAATCCTTTTAATACTTAATATAAATTACATGAAAATTAAAGGAGAATCCTATCGCATAGGTCAAAAACTTTTTTATTATCTTTCTTTAACTACTTCTTTCCCTCAAACAATTTGCTTAGCTAAATTTGACTTAAATCTGATTATACAATAAGCGACTTTCGATAATATTGAACTGTTCTGTCAGACTGTCGCCTTTGCTTCCAGCCAGTACTAATAAGTATTCTTCCCCATTTATATCTGCCAAGCTCGCCAAACATAAGCCGGCAGCGACTGTATACCCTGTTTTCCCACCAAGGATACGTCCATTTCTTAGGTCTAGCGACTCATCTCGACTGATGATCGTACTTGTAAAACTCAGACCCTCTACATGTAGATTTGTTCCTTGTGTTTGATAAGATAACGTAGTGAAAAGTTGATAAAAAAACTCATTTCGCAGTGCGTACTCTAGCAAGAGCATGATATCTCCAACACTTGAATAATGTGCTTGCTCATCCATTCCAGTAGCGTTAGAAAAGTGTGTATTCGTCATACCTAAAGCTGTTGCCACTTCGTTCATCCCCTGTACAAAAGCTTCTTCACTGCCACTAAGTGCTTGTACAGCAGTCAATGCGGCATCCGCTCCTGAAGGAAGCATAATCCCATAAAGCAGCTCACGATAACTGAGGACTTCTCCTTGAAGCAATCCCGCTGTAGCTAATCCTTGCTCCTCAATCTCCTGAAAAATGGCCATCGGCACTTCGACTAGTTGATCCAGATTCTCCACATGCTCGATTATATAGAGAGCAGTCATGATTTTTGTCATAGAAGCCACAGCTATCTTTTCATCTTGCTTTTTACTTTTCACTACCTGCCCTTCTCTTTTTTTCAGCACATAATTTTTTCCTGAAATCGGTTCGCCTTGTTCCTGTACAAACGGCAATGCGCTGCTGTCTGCCAAACCGCGGAACAAAAAGAAATTGACCACGATCAACAGACCAATCAACGCGAAAAGAATGGTTATATTTTTTCTAAATTTACTTTTTTTCATCATTAAACCTCCCTGCACATTTATTTAATCATGTACAGGAAGGCGATGTTTTAATATTCACTTAGCGATGCCTTAAGAAATCTTAAGGAGTATAGATTGGAGGAAGTCGTTTTTTATATAAAACGTCACATTTTGTGCTTTCACTGGATTAAGTGCCTGTCTCTCAGCTATAATCAATCCTTTTATCCGATAAATACATTCTTCTTTCTTAATGAGCGCCAGCAAAGTACACTAATCAAAAGAAAGAGGATACTAATTGAAATAACTGAAATCGCTGGATTATTTATCAAAACCGCACTTCCTAGAGCAAACGTAATAGAAACGAAACCGATGAGCATCGTTACGAGCACAGGTAAACCTTGCTTAATGACCTGCTGTTCATTCAGCCAAGAGAAATTCGGGTACAATTGATTGAGCTTCAAACTTACAGTTAGAATAAACACGCAAAAACAGGTTGGTAGTAATACGAGTAAAAATGCGGAAAGCAAGGACTGTTCAAAAGTAAAAATCAACGCAACGCAACCAATCCAAAGTGGTGGTAAAAAAAGTAAAAAGCTTAGAATGAGCTTCGCACCATATATTTTTACAGTTGAAATCGGCAAGCTGGCATACAACCAACGATTTTTTCCTTCCATACTGATCGCCGCACTTGTTGGTGTAGCGATACCTAAAAAGAAACAGGCAGCATAAGGTAACCAAGGAATTGCTTGAGTAATTGTAAAACCAGCTGGAAGTGCTGCTGTCATCTGATCCAATACAAAAGGAAGACTCAAGGCTGCCACCAGAAACATGATGACCCCAAGGATTGTATTCGTAACATACAGCGCGCTTGAAAAGTATAGTCGAGCTTCCCGGCTAAGCAAGCTGAAAAAGACCCTTCGCTGCTTAAATTTTTCGATTGCAAACACACTTTTCTTCGTACGTAACGTTAATTTTGTATTAATCTGTAAATAATAATGTGTAAGCACAAGCCAAAATGCTAGAGCACTTACGGTAGATAGCGCAATATAGGCTAAAAGAAATAATGGTTGCCCCGCAAACCCATTTCGAATCAGTACAAGCAATGGATATCCTTGTTCCAGATGATTCAAGCTTTGCTTAAGCAATTGGCTCATTTCATTATTTGTATAATTAGTCAATGACAGCGACCCCAACATAAGCCCGATCACAAGCCCTATGCTCAACAAAACAACTATTAGCTGTTGATATCTGAAGTTTGCAGCAATCAATGAAATCACTGTCGTTAACAAAATACCCAGTATCAACGGGAGCAGCGGAATAAATGGCACAAGAAAAATTGCACCCAACACGGCCCAATAATTTTGGATATGCCAACAATACAGTAACATCGCCGGAATATTCGCCAAAAAACTAAACAGCAAGTTTAACAGATAAAGACCGAATATTTTACTGGTTATAATGACTTTTATAGAAATTGGCAAAGACATCAAAACATCAAAATCACGATAACCAAAAAGATGATTACTGCCTTTCATAAAGGTCAAAACAAGACAGATGACAGAGGATAAAAAGACCATCACAGTTGGGATATAACTTGCCAAATCCAGCTGAATCAACATAAAGGCAATACCCAACAAATAACTAAGAGCTAGCAGGACTAATAGAACAGCGCCTATCCACACACCAAGCTGCTTCTTTTTACTTTGATGGCGTAATTTGTTAAGTCCATACCCTCTCAATTGGAGCTGCACAAGGGCTTTAAACTCATTCACCTCCAACCACCTCCAAGAATACTTCTTCAAGGCTGCGATCGCCACGAACCTCTTTCGTTGTCCCGCATTTCTTCAATTGCCCATGATCGATCAGGGCAATTTTATTACACAGATTTTCAGCCACCTCAAGGACATGCGTTGAGAAGAAGACCGCACCACCGGCTTCACAAAGCTCATGAAGCATTTGCTTCACATGATACGTCGCCTCCGGATCTAAGCCAACGAAAGGCTCATCCATGATCAACAGCTTTGGCTGATGGACGAAAGCCCCAATAAGTGCCAGTTTTTGCTTCATCCCATGAGAGTAGGTACTGATCAAATTACCTAGCTGATCTGTTAATGAGAGCCGTTGAGAAAAACTCTGGATTCGCTTTTGTCGTAATTCTGTCGACACACCAAAAATATCAGCAATAAAATTGATGTATTGGTAACCCGTCAAATAATCGTATAAATCTGGATTGTCCGGTAAGTAAGCCATCTGCTTTTTACATTCCAGCGGTTCTTTTACTATGTCATGTCCGTCAATCAGGATTTCTCCTTGATCAAAATGAAGCGCGCCTACAACGGATTTCAGCGTTGTGGTTTTCCCCGCACCATTGTGTCCGATAAAGCCAAATATATCTCCCGCCTCAACAGATAAGCTAATCCCATCAACAGCGACGAAACCGCCGGAATAAATTTTAGTTACTTCTTTAATTGATAAAATAGTCATAACAACAACCCCTTTGATAAACAATTTCGATACTAAATCTCTTGTCTCTATTATAGAAATTATTTTTAACAGAAGCAAAGGAGTTGCAGGAAACTAACAAGAATAAAAGTTTCCTGTTGCGATACCTTGGAAGGCGAAAATAGTTTATCAAGTAGAAAAAACTGAGGCTATTCACGCATTTTCTTCTTTTAATCGCAGGAGTTGATCGTGGATTTTTTTGAATGTTTCTTCTTCTTGAAACACTAAAAACTGGGGATTACCTAAAACATAATCAATTAAATCGATTGGAACTAAGGTAGACTCTCTCGGCAGTTGATTGCCTGTTTCCAAGACATCAAACCATTGATCTATCTGATCAAAATAATGATCGCCATGAAGCGTCAAAGGAAATTGCGTTTGTGTCAATACATCGGTAAAGTCTTCGAGCAGCCTCAATGCCTGCTTATCCCTCATTTGAGCTAAACCAAAGGCAGCCGACAACTGAAAATTCATCAACAAAACCGGATTCAGCTGTTTCAAATCAAAGGCTTCTGCAAATAGTTTCCCTCTGCGAATCGTCTCCTTAAATTTTTCCGGTGCCTCAAGCAACAATTGAAGATAGTTAGTAAGCAGACTCATTATCACACCCAAATATTGGAATAGAGCACTTTGAAGGATTTCGACTGCTCGCTGATTTTCCCCTTTTATCTGAAAAGCCCCCGCAATCAAACTTTCTACCGGAAAACTAACTGGAACAGATTCGCCTAAAATAGCGAGCACTTGATCTGCCTGTTGCATAGTTAATAAGGTATATGCCTCAAGCTTTGTTGCTTGAATAATTAGTTCCGGCTCCTTTGACTGTGTTCGAACATGAACAAACCACTCGCGTGCTTCCACCACATACAGTTGTTCCTTTTCTTCCTTACTCTCACCTGGCAACTGATCAAAATGATTCAACAACAACTGTCCCATTTGTAAGACGAATGAATGGCAAGAATAGTAACGATGAACAAAGCTTCTGATAGAAGTTAAGACCTCTTCAGCCGGCTTTGATTCAAAGGAATTTTTTAATGAAGTATAAATATGTTGGATTTCTTTATTTGTCAATTGAGGCTCGTAATTCAACAGGGAATCAATGCTTACGTCAAAATAGGCAGCCAACAATGGCAGTAAAGTAATATCTGGATAAGTCAAGCCGGTCTCCCATTTTGACACAGCTGCTTTAGAAACACCGACAAATTCTGCCAGCTCTTGTTGTGTGATTTTTTTCTCTTTTCTTTTCTCAGAAATAACCGAACCAAGATTCATTTTCATCCTCGCACATCCTTTCAGTTTACTATTTTACGTTTTTTTTTATTTAGCTTCAATAGCAGCATATCTCTTAAAGCGATTCATAATCAACCAAAAGAATACCTTTATACATTGATTTTCTAAAACCATCATTTCCTATTTCTTACTATATTTAACATTTGAAAAACAGTGTAAAAACTAAATAAAAGAGAAAGAATCATTTCATATTCACTAGAAAGAAACAAACATAATGTAATGATTGTTTTCAGATACAGATTATATACAGACAACATATAGTTATCTAAATGTAAGAAAAACTTGATTTAAATGACCTTTTCGCCTATAATTACCCTTTATAGAAAAAAATCACTAAATAGAAAGAGGAGATTTAAATGAAAAAAGTAACATTAGTAAGTGCATTGGCATTGACATTATTGGGGGCAAGTGTCATTGGCATAGCAGGCGATTCGGCTTATGCACAAACACAAGAAATCAGCCAAAGTACTACAACAGCAGTTCAGAACGAGAAAGCAAAGTTAGATGAGTTAGAAGAGAAAGTAGCTGGTACGGCATTTGAAGAAGCTTTCAATCAATTGGTTCCAGTGTTGAATACTCTTGAAAAAGATCTGACTGCATCATCAAGCAATGCTCGTTTCAATCCTGTAACTATCTATGATCTTGATAGCATCGGTGTACGTTTACAGCTAATCACTGAAATCAGTAATGCCATTGCATTCTCTGTGGAACAGCTAGATAATAAAGTAGAGCAAGCTCATCGCGAATTAGGCGTAGAAATTACTAAGGCTGTTATTGCAGTTGCCGATCCTTTTGCCTCTGTATCAAAACTTGAACAGCAAATTATTTCTCTAAAACAATTGATGGAGAAGGTACTTACTTATCCTGATTTGGATTTAGACGCGAAAGCAACACATGTTGTCAAACAAAAACTAGATGCTGCTATCTGGGCAACTCGTTTTGAACGTGACAAAAAAGTGTTGGGAAAAGTTCCCTTTGCCGTTTACAATGATTTAAACAAGGTAATCACAAAAGCAGTTGGTGTTCAGCTTAGTTTGAAATCAACAGTCAGAGATGTAAATACTGCAATTGCTAATCTCGAAAAAGCTTTAGCTACTGCTATAAGCTACACAACAACAAAATAGTTTTTACTATACAAAGAGCAGCACAGATTCGACCTGTGCTGCTTTTTTGTAATAAATCACTAAGAGAAGCAACAATAATTTTTACTCTTCTTTTCCCTTACCTAGTTATCACTCATCATATGCGTTGAAACTCTTCAAATCCTCGATTTGTCGCTGGTACGCTTCTTTTCCATCGGGTAACAAGTTCAGCAGCTGTTCTAATGCGGCTAACGTTCTTTGCTTAAGAAGAGAACTGATCCCTCCTGTGATTTTTATCAAACCAAATCCGACTGCTATTGTTATTTGGCTTGATTCAAAAATATCTACTTCATTTTCAGAAATAAATGATGCGTCAGTCACTGTTTTCAAAGGGTCCATATAATCAAGTCCCCATGATTTTGAGATAAACATAGGAAGACTGTCAAAATCTTCCAGCTCATCATCCTCAATCAATTTTCTTTCTAACATATATAAGGTATCATTTCCTGTATCATTCCCAAACGGCGCATAGTCATCGGTGCTATCATAATACAAGTCATTGATAAAGTGATTGACAAAGAATGGATGTGACGTTTCTTTTGCCACACCTTCGTCTTCCCTATCATCAAAATAATAGATGATTTCAGCTGTCACGTCTCGCCAGCCCTCTCTGTCAGGGAGTATGCCTGAAAAATAATCTAAGAATAGCTTTTGGCATACTTCTATGTCGTCTGTCTCTTTGCGGAACTGCTGAAGTGTTCCTCCTCGATCAAACTGAATCTCAACAATATACACACCTTCACCACGTGCCAGTTGAATAAAGGGGCTGTCTTCGAGCATCGGTGTTGCTTCCAGTATCAATATGTGAAATTTTCCTGCATCTAATCCTTCAAAGGCTGTTGCGATCGTTTCAGGGGTTACAGGCTCGATCAATTCATGCTCGTTAAATAGCTCAAAGCTTCTCTTTTCTTTCATAAGTGTGCTCCTGACTTTTCGTTTTAGGATTGATTATATTTTATCTCTTACGAAACAATCAACCTCTTCTAGTATCATAACAAAGAAAGAATCCTCAAGCTAGATTCTCTTTCGAAGATGTAGCACTGTACCTTCTATTGCCTTCATAAAACCTAATAAAAAGGCTGTGCAAGGTTCTTTTATCCCCCTGTTCAGCCAGTCGTTTTCTATAATTATCTTTACTGTAAAAACACCTTTTTTCGGTCTGCTTCTATAAATTGGATCATTTGAATAATGATCATGATCGTCACCGCTGACAAAACAGCACTGACTACTGGCAAATCGTTGATTGGAGAATTCCAGATAAAATGCATACTTATCGGAGAAACAAGCCACAATCCTTTCGTCCTCTTATGAATTGTTTGATTTTTGGAAAGTACACAGAATATTGCTACTGTAAATATACAAGTCAAGGACCAATGAGAGCTGATACTACCTGAAATACGATCGATAGTTGTTGGTACAATCTTTTGAAATGAATCCAATGCTGCCTCAATAATATACGATATATCTTCGATGATCTGAAAGCCCAAGCCAACACTGACTCCAACTACAAAAGCTGATTGAATATTTCTTTGATTTAGCAAATATAGAATAATAAGTGCACAGCACAGCTTGATCGTTTCTTCAACAAAAGGCGCAGTCAAAGCTGCAGACCAGTCTTCCAATGCCTTGGAGTTACCGAATATCCGTTTGATTCCCTCCAGCAAGTAATCATTGCCATAGCCTGCCAGCCAACCAGTAGCATATGCGCCACTGACGATCGATAATGAGATGATATATTTGGGTACCTTCCATCGTCCTGCGACTATTACCAACAGAGAACAGATTGGAATAATGTAAACTGCCAGTAACGCGAGGCTACTTAGAAACTCTAAATATTTCCCTGTAGATAGCTCTAATCCGGATAAGCTGCTAAGCTCATACTCTACTCCAATTGCTATGGATAATAAAATGAAAAATAATAGACTATTTCTTTTCATATTCTATTCCCCCTCTTCATGTCCAACAGTCAAAAGTAAGTAGGCCATTGATTCTTTTCCATATTCAACTATAGCATGATTTGCTTTATGAGAAAAATAATATCCTACTTGATCAAAAAAACGCTTGGAGCTTTCATTGTTGTGCGAAAGCTTCAAGCGTCTCATGCTATTTTTTCTGAATATTTTTTAGCCTAAGCTAGATTCTTTCCATTTGACTCAATAACTTGCTTGTACCAGTCAAACGATTTTTTCTTATAACGATTCATCGTTCCTTCACCTTTATCATCTAAATCGACGTAGATAAAGCCGTAGCGTTTGCTCATCTCACCAGTAGAAGCACTAACTAGATCGATACAGCCCCAAGGTGTGTAGCCCATTAGGTCCACACCATCTTCAATGGCTTTTTCCATCGCCTGAATATGCTGGCGCAAGTAATCGATGCGGTAATCATCCGCCACATAGAAATTTTCGTCAACCTTATCAATGGCTCCCAAGCCGTTTTCAACGATAAACAACGGTTTTTGGTAGCGATCATACAACTCATCTAAAGCAATCCGCAAACCTTCCGGATCGATCTGCCAGCCCCATTCACTCGCTTCAAGGAATGGATTGCGTACACCACCAAGTAAATTGCCGCCTACCTCTTCACTTTGTTCCGTAATTGTCACTGCTGTTGACATATAGTAACTAAAGCCAATATAATCAACTGGATATTTTTTTAACAGCTCCAAATCACCATCAAGGATTTCCAGCTTGTCAGCATCCACACCATATTTATTGAAAATGCGGCTAGTGTAGGCTGGGTACTCTCCTCGAACCTGTACGTCTGTACAGAAAAAATTGAACTCTTGATTTTGCTCCAAAGTAGCCATCTGATTAACAGGATTCGCATCCAAGCTATATGTTGTAGCATAGATAATCATACAGCCAATCTGCAAGTCAGAGTCAAGCTCATGACCGATCTTAACTGCCAGACTACTCGCGACAAATTGATTGTGCCATGCTTGGAACAGATTTTGTTTGTCTCCGGCACCCGTTTGCTTGATCAGCCCTTGGCTCAATACAGGCATATGGAAAGCAGAATTGATTTCATTAAAAGTCATCCAGTATTTTACTTTTTGGTGGAAACGTGTCAGTACGACCTTTGCATAACGCTCAAAAAATGCAATCAGCTGACGATTTTTCCACCCACCATATGCTACTGCCAAGTTCAGAGGAAGTTCATAATGAGAAATCGTAATGACAGGCTCGATATTATACTTCAAGCACTCATCGATCATCTCCTCATAAAAAGCTAAGCCCGCTTCATTTGGTTCTAATTCATCCCCTTGTGGAAAGATACGTGCCCAAGCAATAGAAAAACGGTAACACTTAAAGCCCATTTCCGCAAATAGCTTGATATCTTCCTTAAAGCGATAATAATGATCGATCCCACGATGATTGGGGTAAACATACTTGTCTTCATCGATCGACCAGTCAAACGCCTCACTGCTCAACACAGCTAGACGTTCTTTTCCGCCCGGCATTGCATCTGCTACGGAAAGACCTTTACCTGCTTCACGATAGCCACCTTCCAATTGATTGGCGGCAGTTGCTCCGCCCCATAAAAAGCCTTCAGGAAAACCAGTGATTTTTTTCATGCGTCATTTCCTCCACTTCTGTTATTTGACTACTACTAGAAAA from Enterococcus sp. 9E7_DIV0242 includes these protein-coding regions:
- a CDS encoding CAMP factor family pore-forming toxin (The term CAMP (Christie, Atkins, Munch-Petersen) factor is used for toxins encoded in group A and B Streptococcus, but expressed well enough to give a positive CAMP test only in GBS. Related toxins are found in Propionibacterium acnes and other bacterial species.), whose amino-acid sequence is MKKVTLVSALALTLLGASVIGIAGDSAYAQTQEISQSTTTAVQNEKAKLDELEEKVAGTAFEEAFNQLVPVLNTLEKDLTASSSNARFNPVTIYDLDSIGVRLQLITEISNAIAFSVEQLDNKVEQAHRELGVEITKAVIAVADPFASVSKLEQQIISLKQLMEKVLTYPDLDLDAKATHVVKQKLDAAIWATRFERDKKVLGKVPFAVYNDLNKVITKAVGVQLSLKSTVRDVNTAIANLEKALATAISYTTTK
- a CDS encoding PrsW family glutamic-type intramembrane protease → MKRNSLLFFILLSIAIGVEYELSSLSGLELSTGKYLEFLSSLALLAVYIIPICSLLVIVAGRWKVPKYIISLSIVSGAYATGWLAGYGNDYLLEGIKRIFGNSKALEDWSAALTAPFVEETIKLCCALIILYLLNQRNIQSAFVVGVSVGLGFQIIEDISYIIEAALDSFQKIVPTTIDRISGSISSHWSLTCIFTVAIFCVLSKNQTIHKRTKGLWLVSPISMHFIWNSPINDLPVVSAVLSAVTIMIIIQMIQFIEADRKKVFLQ
- a CDS encoding glycoside hydrolase family 1 protein — translated: MKKITGFPEGFLWGGATAANQLEGGYREAGKGLSVADAMPGGKERLAVLSSEAFDWSIDEDKYVYPNHRGIDHYYRFKEDIKLFAEMGFKCYRFSIAWARIFPQGDELEPNEAGLAFYEEMIDECLKYNIEPVITISHYELPLNLAVAYGGWKNRQLIAFFERYAKVVLTRFHQKVKYWMTFNEINSAFHMPVLSQGLIKQTGAGDKQNLFQAWHNQFVASSLAVKIGHELDSDLQIGCMIIYATTYSLDANPVNQMATLEQNQEFNFFCTDVQVRGEYPAYTSRIFNKYGVDADKLEILDGDLELLKKYPVDYIGFSYYMSTAVTITEQSEEVGGNLLGGVRNPFLEASEWGWQIDPEGLRIALDELYDRYQKPLFIVENGLGAIDKVDENFYVADDYRIDYLRQHIQAMEKAIEDGVDLMGYTPWGCIDLVSASTGEMSKRYGFIYVDLDDKGEGTMNRYKKKSFDWYKQVIESNGKNLA